A region from the Rhodothermus profundi genome encodes:
- a CDS encoding D-alanine--D-alanine ligase family protein, with protein sequence MQATGARLQVGVVFGGVSPEHEVSVITGLQAVAALDRTRYEVIPLYIAKDGRWYTGTVLFELEAYQDLEAIRQTAVPVRFDPAAHGKLLLVEAKPRRWPWQRPRRYLVDVVLLALHGGDGENGGVQGLCEALNVPYTGSGVLGSALGMDKVLSKLLCREQGIPVVPFQWFREADWADHEEAWLDRLEAELGYPMVVKPARLGSSIGIQRVEDRQALDAAIEEAFRYDEKVVVEQAIRNLREVNCAVLGDPSEARPSVLEEPVRSDRTQLLTFQDKYMRGGSKAGHRGRKQQAPQGMASLDRIIPAPLEADQTRAIQEMAVRIFQLFECAGVARIDFLLDDDTGQVYFNEINTIPGSFSFYLWEPAGVPFDRLMDELIRLAQKRHREKNGRVRSYEVNLLSARSLQGLKGAKSP encoded by the coding sequence ATGCAGGCCACCGGAGCGCGTTTGCAGGTGGGCGTGGTTTTTGGCGGCGTGTCGCCAGAGCATGAAGTGTCGGTCATTACAGGGCTGCAAGCAGTTGCTGCGCTCGACCGCACCCGATACGAGGTTATTCCCCTGTACATCGCGAAGGACGGCCGCTGGTACACGGGAACTGTATTGTTTGAGCTGGAAGCCTACCAGGATCTGGAGGCGATTCGACAGACGGCTGTTCCCGTGCGGTTTGATCCGGCCGCGCACGGAAAGCTACTGCTGGTCGAAGCAAAACCACGCCGCTGGCCCTGGCAACGTCCCCGACGCTATCTGGTGGACGTTGTGCTGCTGGCGCTGCATGGCGGCGACGGCGAAAATGGCGGGGTGCAGGGATTGTGCGAAGCGCTCAACGTTCCCTACACAGGAAGTGGGGTGCTGGGATCGGCGCTGGGAATGGATAAAGTTCTCTCCAAGCTGCTCTGCCGGGAGCAGGGCATTCCGGTTGTACCCTTTCAGTGGTTTCGAGAAGCGGACTGGGCCGATCATGAAGAAGCCTGGTTAGATCGGCTGGAAGCCGAACTGGGCTATCCCATGGTGGTGAAGCCGGCTCGACTGGGCTCTTCGATTGGCATTCAGCGCGTCGAGGATCGCCAGGCGCTTGACGCAGCCATTGAAGAAGCATTCCGCTACGATGAGAAGGTGGTGGTCGAACAGGCCATTCGCAATCTGCGTGAGGTGAACTGCGCTGTGCTGGGCGACCCTTCGGAAGCACGGCCCAGTGTGCTTGAGGAGCCGGTGCGAAGCGACCGCACCCAGCTCCTGACGTTCCAGGACAAATACATGCGAGGAGGCAGCAAAGCCGGCCACCGCGGTCGCAAGCAGCAGGCGCCCCAGGGCATGGCCTCCCTGGACCGGATCATTCCGGCACCGCTTGAAGCCGACCAGACGCGGGCCATTCAGGAAATGGCCGTGCGCATTTTTCAACTTTTCGAGTGCGCGGGTGTAGCCCGCATCGACTTTTTACTAGATGACGATACTGGACAGGTTTATTTCAATGAAATCAACACAATCCCTGGCTCCTTTTCCTTTTATCTGTGGGAGCCGGCGGGTGTGCCGTTTGACCGGCTGATGGATGAGCTGATTCGTCTGGCGCAGAAGCGACACCGGGAAAAGAACGGCCGCGTGCGCTCCTATGAGGTGAACTTGCTGTCGGCGCGCAGCTTGCAGGGCCTTAAAGGCGCTAAGTCGCCGTAG
- a CDS encoding pseudouridine-5'-phosphate glycosidase yields MFSPLLLLMDAPVALESTVIAHGLPAPHNLDTARRCEAAVRAEGARPCTIAILKGQVRLGLHPDELRYLATAPGIRKVSLRDLPVVVARGLDGATTVAATLHLAWRAGIPVMATGGIGGVHRRIDGQPAMDISADLEALARIPAIVVCSGPKIILDLEATREQLETRGITVVGYRTDTMPAFYCPTSGLPVDVRCDTPAEVVALYRARQRLGLPGALLVTVPPPDRVALPREVVLPALEQALQDAETRQLRAEALTPFLLARLRERLGSRVLQANIALLEQNAIVAARIARALATAT; encoded by the coding sequence GTTGCTGTTGCTTATGGACGCTCCGGTTGCGCTGGAATCGACGGTCATTGCGCACGGCCTGCCCGCTCCTCATAATCTGGATACGGCCCGCCGGTGTGAGGCGGCCGTCCGCGCCGAAGGCGCTCGCCCCTGCACAATTGCCATCTTGAAGGGCCAGGTGCGGCTTGGCCTCCATCCCGATGAGCTACGCTATCTGGCAACTGCTCCAGGCATCCGGAAGGTCAGCTTGCGCGATCTACCGGTTGTGGTAGCCCGAGGATTGGACGGCGCCACAACCGTAGCAGCTACGCTGCACCTGGCCTGGCGTGCCGGTATACCGGTCATGGCTACCGGAGGCATTGGTGGCGTGCATCGCCGCATCGACGGCCAGCCGGCCATGGACATCAGTGCCGACCTGGAGGCGCTGGCTCGCATCCCAGCCATCGTGGTCTGTTCGGGACCGAAGATCATCCTGGATTTAGAAGCCACGCGCGAGCAGCTCGAAACGCGCGGCATCACCGTTGTAGGCTATCGCACCGATACCATGCCGGCCTTCTATTGCCCGACAAGCGGTCTGCCCGTTGACGTCCGGTGCGATACACCGGCAGAAGTTGTAGCGCTGTATCGAGCCCGGCAGCGACTGGGTTTGCCCGGAGCGCTGCTTGTGACGGTTCCGCCACCCGACCGAGTGGCACTTCCCCGGGAGGTTGTGCTGCCTGCGCTGGAACAGGCGTTGCAGGATGCCGAAACGCGCCAGCTACGTGCGGAGGCGCTCACCCCCTTCCTGCTGGCCCGGCTGCGCGAACGCCTGGGCTCGCGCGTGCTGCAGGCGAACATTGCCCTGCTGGAACAGAATGCCATTGTAGCCGCCCGGATTGCCCGCGCACTTGCTACGGCGACTTAG